One window of Saimiri boliviensis isolate mSaiBol1 chromosome 4, mSaiBol1.pri, whole genome shotgun sequence genomic DNA carries:
- the PEX39 gene encoding peroxisomal biogenesis factor 39 gives MERPRSPHRSAPASASVTLAQLLQLVQQGQEIPGLERRHIQAIHGEPTASRLPRRPKPWEAAALAESPAPTLKIGTAPAPADPGLAEATTAPSSWHTVGS, from the coding sequence ATGGAGCGTCCCCGCAGTCCCCACCGATCGGCCCCGGCCTCTGCCTCGGTCACCCTGGCGCAGCTCCTGCAGCTGGTTCAGCAGGGCCAGGAGATCCCGGGCCTAGAGAGACGCCACATCCAGGCGATCCACGGCGAACCCACAGCGTCCCGGCTCCCGCGGAGGCCCAAGCCCTGGGAGGCCGCGGCTTTGGCCGAGTCCCCTGCTCCGACCCTCAAGATAGGAACGGCCCCGGCCCCGGCGGACCCTGGCTTGGCTGAGGCAACGACTGCACCTTCTTCATGGCATACAGTGGGGTCCTGA